Sequence from the Pelotomaculum isophthalicicum JI genome:
TTGCGTAGGGTGCCCCCGGCAAGGATCGTCAACCCATTGATTAAATCCGATAAAGCTGGTCTGAACATTACTGTAAATCAGCTTGAAGCGCATTATTTGGCCGGAGGCAATGTGGACAGGGTGGTTAATGCTTTAATTGCCGCGGAGCGGGCGGCCATACCTCTGCCTTTCGAGCGGGCCGCGGCTATCGATCTGGCAGGACGTGAGGTATTTCAAGCCGTGCAAATGAGCGTAAATCCCAAGGTATTGGAAACACCCTTGGTATCGGCAGTGGCAAAAGACGGTATCGAGGTCAAAGTTGTCGCCAGGGTAACGGTACGGGCCAACATTGACCGCCTGGTAGGCGGCGCCGGTGAGGAAACTATTCTTGCCAGGGTAGGTGAGGGAGTAGTCACAACCGTTGGCAGCGCGGATAGCCATAAGCATGTTCTGGAAAACCCCGATATGATTTCCCAAACTGTTCTAAGCAAGGGACTTGACGCCGGAACAGCTTTTGAGATATTGTCGATTGACATCGCGGACGTTGATGTCGGGCGCAACATCGGTGCGCAGCTGCAAACCGACCAGGCCGAAGCAGACAAGCGGATTGCCCAGGCCAAGGCGGAGGAGCGCAGGGCTATGGCGGTGGCCAGAGAACAAGAGATGAAGGCTTCTGTTCAGGAAATGCACGCCAAGGTGGTTGAAGCCGAGGCACAGGTGCCCCTGGCGATGTCCGACGCCCTGCGGCAGGGTAAGATCGGTGTGATGGATTATTACAACCTCCAGAACCTCCTGGCTGACACCCAGATGCGCGACGCTCTGTCCAAGATGGGCAAAGGGCGGGAAGACAGCGGGCCGATTTTGCCGGCCAAATAAAATTATTTTAGGGTGTGTTACTGTGAAATATATATGGATCATATTAATGATCTTGATAATTGTTCGGAGCATCAGGCTATTTGTTAAGCGTTCCACGACCTGGGAGCAGCCTGTGACCGACGAAGGTTCCTCATCCGGACGGGAAGACATTTCCCCTGGTAGTTTTCCGCCAAGTGAGCTAGACAAAAACAGATTCAAATTGAAAACACCCGGCGAACAGAACAGGGAGAGTGGTGATTTGACCGCGGGTGGCACTGCCGGGTATGCGTTGATGCAGGGAGAACCCGGTAAGGAGTGCAATTTTGATCAGGACAGTAAAATAAGCGCTTGCCGGCAACAACAAGGGCGGCATGGTAGGCTGGAACCTTTTGACGATTTGGTCTGTGCCGGGGAATTTGTCAAAGGATTTATTTGGTTCCAGATACTTGGTCCCCGCGGCGGGATGCAGGCAAAGAAAGGGTTAAATAAATAGCAGTTACGACTATTTAGCTTAATTGATAATAAAGCTGCTCAGGCTGGGGCTGCGCTGCCCCAGTGGCGATTTTAAAAAAGATAAGGCGCTTAAGCGCGAATACAACCGAGCCCGAAGAAGAACGAGCTCGGTTATTTATTAGGGTATTTAAGGCACCGGCTTTGTTTTAATAATTTCGTCAACATTTAAGATGCCGAATATGGTTTTTACTTCAACCTTTGTATTGAGGTAGCACATTTGATAAATCAATTGTACTTCCGCTAAAAGTTAAATCATATTCTTTAGCTGGATTTGTCACTTGAACGGTTTTAGTGCTGAAGACTATGTCATTATCGGATCCTAACCCCGGGCCATGAGTAAATAATGTAACTCCGATAAAAACAATGATTACAGCGGTTGAGGCTGCGAAAATTGGTATTCTGACTTTAAAAATATGGGGGGCTATAATTAAAAATCCAAGCATTACCAGTAAAATTCCATAAAGATAATTCATTCTTTAAGCTCCCATCCATATTGCTATGAGTAGCTTATTCAAAAATTGGGTTAATGCTACTGAAAGAATAAAAAAAACCGCTCATGGCGGTTGAATGGTGTAACTTAGACCTGACTTTTAGCTATCTTTTGACGTACTTTCCATGATAGGTGTTGGAGCGCTACGCCGGTTTCTGAAGGTGAATTTTTTCTTCATATCGTCCAGCAAGGTATAGATGACAGGCACAACCACCAGGGTCAACAGGGTTGAGGTAATTAAGCCGCCGATGATGGCGTGCGCCATGGGCGCCCGTCCCTCCGCGCCCGAGCCTAAGCCGAGAGCCAACGGGATCATGCTCACGATCATGGCCATGGATGTCATCATAATTGGTCTTAACCTGATTTGCGCGGCCCTGCGCAGGGCTTCGTTTCTTTCCACACCGTTGGCCCGCTGCTGTTTGGTAAAGTCAATGAGCAGGATCGCGTTTTTGGTCACCAGTCCCATCAGCATGATAATGCCGATCATGGACATGATGCTGAGTTCGCTGCCGGCCACCAGGAGGCCGAATATGGCTCCGATGATTGCCAGCGGTATGGAAAGCATGATCGAAAATGGATCGATATAGCTTTCGAATTGTGCCGCCAGGATGAAAAATATGAATAACACAGCCGTGATCAGAGCCAGGACCATATTGGTGAATGTATCGCCCATCATTTCCGCCTGCCCGCTGGCGAAAAAGCTGTAACCCGGCGGCATCTGCAGTTCCTGCTTGGCCTTGGCCATAAAGGCGTTGTTAAAATTACCAAGTGATGTGCCGTCCAGGTTGGCTGACAAAACTATTTCCTTTTTGCGGTCGAAGCGGCTGATCTCGCTGGGAGCCGTGGAAAAGACAGTGTCGGTTACCTGGTTCAGCGCGATCATTTGGGTCGACCCGGTGCCGCTGGCCGCGTTACGGCTGGAAAGGTAAATGTTATTCAAGTCATTCAAGTTGCTGCGTTGCTTTTCGCCCAAAAGGACGCGCACGTTGAAGCGGTCCTCACCTTCCTCATACTGGCCGACCACCACCCCGTTGAACAGGGTGCGCAGGGTGTCGGCCACTTGTGCCGTACTCACACCCAGGTCGGTGGCTTGATCACGTTTGATCAGCAGCTTGCCCTCAGGCGTGCCGGGCTTGTAGCTCATGCTGACGTCTACCGCTCCGGGTATTCCTTCCATGATCCTCTGGGCCTTCTCCGCGTATACATAGAGTTCGTCCAGGTTGTCTCCAAGCAAGCGGAACTGAACTGTTTTTTCAGAACTCATGCCTCCCTGGAGGACGATGGATGTCCTGACACCGGCCAGAACATTAAAGTCCCGCCGCATCTCCGACGCGATTTGGTTGATGGTTCGATTGCGAAGCTCTCTGCTGGTTAGCTTGACGAACAGGTTCACCTGGCCGGGGGTTACCGTGGTGTATGTGCTTAGCGTTTCGGGGTATCCTTTGACCATGCCTTCCATCTTTTCGGCGATTTTTGAGGCTGCCTCCAGATTAAGGCCGGCGTCCAGGTCGGCGCTGACCGTGAGTTCGCCCACGTCTGACTCAGGCATGAAAGTGAAGCCGAGCATTTGGCTCAGCGACAGGCTGCCTATAAACAGTAGAATCGCTATAGTGATGGTTATTAGCCGGTTTTTTAAAACGGTCGTCAGAAAGCCCGCGTATATACCGGTCAGACGGTCGAATCCCCTGTTAAACCAGTGCAGGAATTTTTGTAAAGGCCATTTAGGTTTTGGTTCTTCAGATTTCAGGTAACGTGAGGAAAGCAGGGGCACCAGAGTAAAAGCTAGTAACAGAGAGACTAAAACGGCGCAGACGACCGTAATGCCGAATTGCTTGAAATATTGTCCCACGATGCCACTCATAAAACCGACCGGCATGAATACCGCTACCACAGTCAAGGTCGTCGAAGTGACCGCCAGGCCGATCTCGGTTGTGGCGTTCATGGCTGCCGCAAGAGGTTTTTCGCCTGATTTCATATGACGCACGATGTTTTCTATGACTACGATCGCGTCGTCAATCAGCAAGCCGACCGATAGGGACAAGGCCATCAGCGACATGAAGTTTAAGGAGAAACCCAATATCCGCATGGCAAAAAAAGTTGTGATAACTGATGAGGGAATTACTATGGCGGTGATCAGGGTGCTGCGCCAGTCCCGCAAGAATATAAAGACCATTATGGCCGCCAGCAGGCTGCCTTCAACGAGGGTGTTTTCCACGTTGCGGACCCCGTCTTTAATATATCCTGAGTTGTCTCTGACCACGTCTAAATGAACGCCCGCCGGAAGCTCTTTTTTTAGCTCTTCGATTGCCGTTGTGACTTTCTCAGCCACTTCCACCGTATTGCTGCCGGATTGTTTGATGATATCAAGACCGATAGCCGGGTTGCCCTGGTAACGGGATATATTTTCGCTTTCCTTGGTCCCGTCTACCACCGTGGCGATGTCTTTTACATAAAGCTGCACGCCTTCACGGCGCGCCACCGGCAGGTTGGCAAAGTCCGCCACGCTGCTGAGCTGCCCTGTGGTGCGAATTGTCAACTGCAGGTCGCCTTTTTTTACCTTGCCGCCGGGCACGTTCAGGTTTTCCGCGCTAAGGCTCTGCAATACTTCAGGAGTGGTAAGGCCGTAAGCAGCCAGCTTGTTCTTGTCCAGCTGGATCTGAATTTCCCTCTCCTGCTTGCCGTAAATTTTAAGTGAGCCAACCCCGTTTATGGTTTCAATCCGCTTTTTAATCAAATCGTCGACGATGGTTGTCATTTCCCGGAGGGATATGTCCCCATAGACAGCAAGAGAGAAGATGGGATAAGCTGTCGGATCGAACTTGGTGATGACCGGTTCCTCAATATCCGTCGGCAGTTCTCCCCGGATGCTGCTCATTTTATTCCGCACGTCCTGAGCCGCCACATCCGGTGAGGTATCCAGGGTAAACTCCGCGTAGGTGGTGCAGACACCTTCTTGAGCCATGGTATAGATGTGCTTGACTCCGGCTATCTGCCCCAGCGCTTCTTCCAGCTTCAGGCCAATTTTTGTCTCCACCTGCTCAGGGGAGGCGCCACCTTGGATAACGGTTACACCCACGTAAGGGAATTCCACTTCTGGGTAATCGTTGATATTCAGTCCGATATAGCTGATTATACCCAGGGTAATCAGCGCCAGGATAGTAACTGTCGCAAGTACGGGTCTTTTCAGGCTGAGGTTGGTAATGTACATAATCTGCTTCCTCCATTAGTTGGAGATTTTAATGCTATCCTGATCTTTTAGCTTGTTGACGTTGGTAACAATCACTTTTTGCCCTTCCGTGAGGCCGGATTTGATTTCAACCAGCTGATCAACCACTTGGCCGATTTCCACTTGCCGGCGATTGGCCTTGTCCCCTTCGGCGGTGAAAACGAAAAACATACCTTCTTTTCCTGTCAATGCGTTCTGGGGAACCGCCAGTATTTCCCCCGTCTTGCCGGTCTTTAGCTCAGCCTTGGCGAACATGCCGGGCTTTAACAGGTTGTCATTGTTGTTAATTTTAATCTTGGTTTCGAATACACGTGCTGATTTATTCGCGGATGGATTGATGATTTCTACCGTTCCGGTAAACTTGCGGCCGGGAAGTGAGTCCAGCGTGACGACTGCTTCCATGCCTCGTGTTATGCCGGCCAAGTCCTTTTGCTCGACACTGATTACCATATACACATCGGATATGTTCTTGATCAACATGATTGGCGCGCCGGGTGACAACACCTGGCCGGTTGACACGTTGCGGTCGGCCACTACGCCGCCAATCGGCGAGCTTACCGTGCAATTGCGCAGGGATTCCTCGGCGTTGGCCAGGGAAGCGGTGGCGGAACTAACTTCAGCTTCCGCAAGTTTAAGGGAGACCTCAATGTCTTCAAAATCTTTTTTAGATACCGCTCCGCTTTCATATAGAGTCTTAATCCGTTGATAATTGGCCTTGACAGTGGAGAGGTTGACATCAGCCTTTTGCTGGATGGCCCGGTTTATCGTGACCGCGTTGATGTATTCCTGGCTTTCCAGGGAAACCAGTGTTGTGCCGGAAGCCACCGCGGCGCCGTTTTCCACGTTTACCTGGCTCACCCGCCCAGCTATTTTGGCGCTGATTACAGCTTCATCAGCAGCCTCGATGGTGCCGGTGTACGATAATGTTTCTTCTTTCATTACTTTTACCGCTTCTTTTGCCTCAACCATCTGTGTGGATAAATCGCTGGCCGTGTCGACTTGCTTGTCCTTTTTTAAATAATCACTAACTTTAAACAAGCCGAACGCCAGGACCAGCATAACCGGGATCCATAGCCATTTCTTCCATTTACCCTGCAAAACAAAAATCACCCCTCATTGCTCTTATCTTTTTATTATCCCGTATAGTAAAGTATTTTTCACTGATTCCATGGCTTGTCTTGGAGTAATGTCGTTTTCTTTTAAAAAATCTTCTTCAAAAATGGCATCCATAGTTCGCTCGAACATTAGCAAGACGACCGCGGGATTCATGTCCGGGTTAGCGTCACCGTTTTGAAGACCTGTTGATATAAGTTTCCTGACCTGTTCCCTTTTAACTTTCTTGACTCTCTCTGTTTTTTCCCACTCTTCCGGGAAACATAGTTTTAATTCTCTCAAGCGTTCCGTCAAACGTTCCGGATCGTATTCCGGCATATGGCCGAAAAAAATATCTTGAAGCATTTCCAGCCAGCTTCGCTTGCTATTTATTATATTTTTTACGTCAGCGCTTGCTATTTCCATATGCTAATCGACCACAGCGCCAATAAGTGATTTTTTACTGATGAAGTATTTATATATTGTTTTCTTGCTGATGCCTAAATCAGAAGCAATATCGTCAATCGTGAATTTTCTGAATCCGTACTTTTCGATTTGCCGGGAAGCGGCTTGGAGGATTTTTTCTCTCAGACGACATAACCCTCCTCTCGTAGGAAACTGGATTATTTTCTTTGGTTTCCATGATTCAGAATAACAACCATGTTGAAATATGTCAATAAAAAACTATGTTGCCATAAGCGGCTTCCAATTTGAGGATCATCTATTAAGTTAGACGTTTTCAATATAGCTTTCTTTCAATTACTTGTGAAGTATTAATGTCTGTATAATGGATTAAAATTCCTCAATCCTTTGAGGCTGTTGTATGAGACTATGGTTAAAAAAATAGTGATGCTGTTTGTCTTGTATGGTTGCAGTCTGCTATGCTTGATGGTATACTAATTTTAAGTTTTATAAGTTAAAGTTGATGAAGGAGAAAAGTAAACTGGAACAAATCCTCCAGGGAGGGAGTGTCGTCGACTGGAAGCATTCCCAGGATGAGTCCCGTTGAAGTTCTCTCCGGAGAAGCCGGCTGAAACCGTTGCTTGCGGCGAGTAGGTTTGGACGTAATCTCCCGACGTTACACGGGAGGGGGTATCGGAATGTTATTCCCGTACTCTTGCCAAGGGGGTATCATGGTTTTCCCATGGACCAATCAGGGTGGTAACGCGGAAAG
This genomic interval carries:
- a CDS encoding efflux RND transporter periplasmic adaptor subunit, whose translation is MQGKWKKWLWIPVMLVLAFGLFKVSDYLKKDKQVDTASDLSTQMVEAKEAVKVMKEETLSYTGTIEAADEAVISAKIAGRVSQVNVENGAAVASGTTLVSLESQEYINAVTINRAIQQKADVNLSTVKANYQRIKTLYESGAVSKKDFEDIEVSLKLAEAEVSSATASLANAEESLRNCTVSSPIGGVVADRNVSTGQVLSPGAPIMLIKNISDVYMVISVEQKDLAGITRGMEAVVTLDSLPGRKFTGTVEIINPSANKSARVFETKIKINNNDNLLKPGMFAKAELKTGKTGEILAVPQNALTGKEGMFFVFTAEGDKANRRQVEIGQVVDQLVEIKSGLTEGQKVIVTNVNKLKDQDSIKISN
- a CDS encoding TetR/AcrR family transcriptional regulator, with protein sequence MDIFQHGCYSESWKPKKIIQFPTRGGLCRLREKILQAASRQIEKYGFRKFTIDDIASDLGISKKTIYKYFISKKSLIGAVVD
- a CDS encoding efflux RND transporter permease subunit — encoded protein: MYITNLSLKRPVLATVTILALITLGIISYIGLNINDYPEVEFPYVGVTVIQGGASPEQVETKIGLKLEEALGQIAGVKHIYTMAQEGVCTTYAEFTLDTSPDVAAQDVRNKMSSIRGELPTDIEEPVITKFDPTAYPIFSLAVYGDISLREMTTIVDDLIKKRIETINGVGSLKIYGKQEREIQIQLDKNKLAAYGLTTPEVLQSLSAENLNVPGGKVKKGDLQLTIRTTGQLSSVADFANLPVARREGVQLYVKDIATVVDGTKESENISRYQGNPAIGLDIIKQSGSNTVEVAEKVTTAIEELKKELPAGVHLDVVRDNSGYIKDGVRNVENTLVEGSLLAAIMVFIFLRDWRSTLITAIVIPSSVITTFFAMRILGFSLNFMSLMALSLSVGLLIDDAIVVIENIVRHMKSGEKPLAAAMNATTEIGLAVTSTTLTVVAVFMPVGFMSGIVGQYFKQFGITVVCAVLVSLLLAFTLVPLLSSRYLKSEEPKPKWPLQKFLHWFNRGFDRLTGIYAGFLTTVLKNRLITITIAILLFIGSLSLSQMLGFTFMPESDVGELTVSADLDAGLNLEAASKIAEKMEGMVKGYPETLSTYTTVTPGQVNLFVKLTSRELRNRTINQIASEMRRDFNVLAGVRTSIVLQGGMSSEKTVQFRLLGDNLDELYVYAEKAQRIMEGIPGAVDVSMSYKPGTPEGKLLIKRDQATDLGVSTAQVADTLRTLFNGVVVGQYEEGEDRFNVRVLLGEKQRSNLNDLNNIYLSSRNAASGTGSTQMIALNQVTDTVFSTAPSEISRFDRKKEIVLSANLDGTSLGNFNNAFMAKAKQELQMPPGYSFFASGQAEMMGDTFTNMVLALITAVLFIFFILAAQFESYIDPFSIMLSIPLAIIGAIFGLLVAGSELSIMSMIGIIMLMGLVTKNAILLIDFTKQQRANGVERNEALRRAAQIRLRPIMMTSMAMIVSMIPLALGLGSGAEGRAPMAHAIIGGLITSTLLTLVVVPVIYTLLDDMKKKFTFRNRRSAPTPIMESTSKDS
- the floA gene encoding flotillin-like protein FloA (flotillin-like protein involved in membrane lipid rafts) — translated: MSSGAIASLLMFFLILIGVVVVFSFIPVGLWISALAAGVRVGIFTLIGMRLRRVPPARIVNPLIKSDKAGLNITVNQLEAHYLAGGNVDRVVNALIAAERAAIPLPFERAAAIDLAGREVFQAVQMSVNPKVLETPLVSAVAKDGIEVKVVARVTVRANIDRLVGGAGEETILARVGEGVVTTVGSADSHKHVLENPDMISQTVLSKGLDAGTAFEILSIDIADVDVGRNIGAQLQTDQAEADKRIAQAKAEERRAMAVAREQEMKASVQEMHAKVVEAEAQVPLAMSDALRQGKIGVMDYYNLQNLLADTQMRDALSKMGKGREDSGPILPAK